The Pseudomonas sp. KU26590 genomic sequence GGAAGGCAGCGCCATCAAGCATGGCGAAATGGACGCCTTCGAGAACGCCGGCCGCCAACCCGCCCGCGTCTACCGCGAAGCCACGCTCTACACCACCCTGTCGCCCTGCGCGATGTGCAGCGGCGCGATCCTGCTGTACGGCATCCGCAAAATCATCGTCGGCGAACACGAGACGTTTTTGGGTGAAGAAGAGTTGCTCAAGTCCCGTGGCGTGGAGGTGAATGTGCTGCACGACGAGACCTGCGTGGGACTGATGAAGCAGTTCATTGCCGACAAGCCTGAGCTGTGGAATGAGGACATTGGCGAGTAGGTCAGCGTCAGGCCTTGACTCGCGCCGTCCCGAACAACTGCACCTGCTGCAACTGCCCGTCGCGCTCGATCAGGCGCAACGGTGCGGTGCCGCCGGGCATCACCACTTCCACCAGACCCGCTTGAACCCACCCGCAGAACCACGCTGCTGACGCGACCGCGCTGGCGCTTGTGCCCGACGACGCCGTCGGGCCTTCGCCCCGTTCGAACACGCGCGCCGCGATACGGTTCGGTCCCAGGCGCGCAGCCCATTGCAGATTGACCCCGCCAGGGCAGGGGTCGCCGCTTCCTGATTTGCCGGCGATGAATGCGATGCGGGTCAGGGCAGCGTACAACTCGGGCTCGTGAAGGTCTTCGAAGCTGGGCAGTTCATCGACATCCGCCACCAGCGTGACGCAGTGCGGATTCCCCACCCTGACGAACACGCTGGTCTGCCATGCCGGGTGCAAGGCCGCTATGGGCTCGACCCGGTTGGCCTTGCGCCCATTGAGCCTCGCGTTGCTGACACCGGGTCCTGTCGCGCCTACGGCTTGCCGGCCGAACCCAGGCGCGCCGATGTCCAGCCAGAAGCCGTTCACATCCTCGACTGCTGCCGAGACCGCTTGCGTTGCGACGGGGCTGAGCGAGTCAGCATTGTCGTGATGAACGCGCAGGGTGAACGGCGCGCTGCCGGTGATAAGTGTTGAGTCGGTCAGTGATTGAGCGAAGATGGTCAGGCCGTTGCCGCTGCGTTCAGCGAGGGTGCCGTCGGTGTTGACGATCAACAGGTCGAACGGCGCGGTGTCCTGAAAGGGTCCCACCAGAAGACCGTCCGAGCGATGAGATTTGCTGCAAGGTGGACGCTGGCCTGCGGGCCAGTCACAGATCGCCGTGACCGCCTGGGCGGCCCAGGCTTGGCGGGTGGCGGCGGCTTCTGCCGGTGACTGGGGCAGGGGGACGCCGAGGGTGCGCAGGGCATCGGGAGCAATCACCGCGTAGATATTGCCGCGAGCGTCGTAGAAGCGAGCCATGGTCAGTCCGGATCAGGGAGTCGACGCGCATTAAATCACGCCGACCCACGCGTCGCCGCCAGTGCTTCACACCACCAACGTCAACCACGCAGACACCAGCAACAGCACCGCCATCAACTGATTGAAGCGCTTCATGCTGTGCGCCGAACGACAGAATTTCGCGGCGCTGACGCCCAGGCAGGCCCAGGCGCTCATGCACGGGATCGACACCAGGAAGAACGCCAGCGACAGCCACATCACCCGCAGCATGCGATCGGCGTCGGTCCCCGCGAACACGCTGACCACGGCCAGCGCCATCATCCAGGTTTTCGAGTTGACAAGTTGCAGGCTCGCCGCGCCCCACAGGCCCAGGGTCGGGCCGCTGCGGGGTTGCGTCGGGTCGATCGCTTCGGCGGGCGCGCTGAAGATCTGCCACGCCAGCCAGGTCAGCCAGGCGATGCCGGCCCATGACATCAGCGTTTGCACTTGCCGATGACGGGCCAGCACATCGCCCAGCCCGGTGCCGACCATCAGCACTAGCAATGCCGCACCGGTGCAGGCCCCGAGGACAATCGGTAGCGTGCGGAGCAGGCCATAACGCGAGCTGTTGGTCAGTACCAGAATGTTGGTCGGGCCGGGCGTGATGGACGCGACGAAAGCGAACAGCAGAAAGGGCAGGAGGGTTTGCATAAGGCCACTCGGCGGTCATTGGTCGTGGAGCAATGATCGGCGCGCGGTGGGCGGTCAGTCTGGAACGTTTGAGCAGCGTCGGCGGTAGTCGGCCGGGGTCATGCGATAGGCGCGCTGGAACCAGCGGCCCAGATGGCTTTGATCGGCGAAACCCAGGGTCGCCGCGACGCTGACAGGCGCCTCGCCCCGCGCCAGCAGATGCCGGGCGCGGGTCAGGCGCAGTTGTATCAGGTAGGCATGGGGCGCCAGGCCGAATGCGGCCTTGAACGCGCGGCTCAGGCGGAAACGGTCAACGCCCGTCACCTGCGCCAGATCGTCCAGGCCGATGTCCTGATGCAAGTGGCTGTGTAAGTAATCACGTGCCCGTTGCGCCACCAGTGGCAGGCGTGGATCAGGGCTGATCAGGGTGCGCCAGCGCAAATGGCTGGTGAGGTTGGCGAGCAGGTGATCCAGGGCGGTCTGGCGGACGATGCGCAGTTCGTCGTGGTGCATCGCTTCGAAGGCGTTGGCGGTGGCGATGGCCAGACGCGGGTCTTGCGCCAGCGTGGCTGCGAAGCTCAATTGGGCGTTGTCCGGCGCGTCTTCAAACTGCGCGCGCAACTCCCGGTCCAGCCAGCGCGGGTCCAGGTACAACGTGCGGTAGGTGAAGCCGCCTGCTTCCGGGGCAGTGCCGTCGTGGATGTCGCCCGGTTCGAGCAGGAACACCTTGCCCGGCGTGCTGTTGTGCTGCTGTCGACGGCAATTGAATTGCTGCAGGCCCTGTTCGGTGATGCCCACCAGATAACTGTCGTGCCAGTGCGGATCGTAGGCATGGCCCTCGAAATGCGCGCGCACTGTCTCGATGCCGGACGTGGCGTCCTGCTTGAGCTCGATCCAGTTGCGGTCGGACATCGCGGGCCTCGATGATTGGGCGGTGCGGGTTGGGCGTCCAGGGCGGTGCGGGTGGGCAGTCAGTCTCGGCCACCGTATCGCGCAGCTTACGGCAGGTCTGGAAGATTTGTGCAGCAGGCGACGAGGTGTTGAGTCCTGCCTCCGCATGTCGCCTTGCCACGCATTTGTAGGAGCGCGCTTGCCCGCGAATGCAGTGTGTCTGTGACGAAGATGCAATCTGACCCAACGCCTTCGCGGGCAAGCGCGCTCCTACATTGGATTGCGTGAACCCACACCATTGCGTCGCCTGTCCAGGGCGTCTGTTCGACATGCCCGCCGACTACTCTTGTTACAAAGCGAAAGGTCCTACACGTTGCTCATCCACCATGACGGCGCGAACCTACGCGCTCGAACGCCATCAAAGACCGGAATCGTTACCCATCCCGCAGAAGGTAAATGATGAACCCTTTTCCGCGACGCCTCGCCGTCGTCTTGCTCGGCGCCTGGTTGTCCGCCGGGCTGGCGCAGGCCGATGATCACACCGCGCACTTGCCGCCGCTTCTGGCGGCCGCCGGTTATCCGAGCCGCTCGATCAACGTCCCCGACAACGGCGCCGTTCGCCGCGCCAACCCCAACAGCCGTCAGGGCACCGATTCCATTGCGCCCCGTGTCGGTGGCCCGAATCTCGGCCCGACCCAGACACGGCCGCCCACCCTTGAAAACGGTGGCATCGGCAACGGCTATCCAACCCGGCAGCAACCCGCTCGGCCTTCCGGCGATACCGAACGCCGCAGCAACTGAAACTATTGCCAGCCTCTCTTCCCATTCAGAAGGAATCGCCTATGTTGCGTGCCACCCCTTTTCACAAGATCGCCCTGCGCAAAACCTTGCTGGCGACCCTGTGTGCCTCCGCGTTACTAGGCTTCTCCGTGCAAGCGACGGCTGCGACTTACCAGAGCGAAAGCGGCACGCTGACAGTCGATGAGGTCGTCGGTGGGTTGCAGCATCCGTGGGCCGTGGCGTTTCTGCCGGACTCCCAAGGCATGCTGGTCACCGAGCGCACCGGCAACCTGCGCCGGGTAACGCCTGACGGCAAACTGTCGGCGCCGATCTCCGGCGTGCCGAAGGTCTGGGTGCAAGGGCAGGGCGGTTTGCTGGATGTCGAACTGTCGCCGGATTTCGCCAAAGACCGCATGGTTTACCTGACCTACTCCGAGGCCGCGAGCGACGGAAAAACCGGCGGCACGGCGGCGGGGCGCGCAAGGCTTTCGGAAGACATGACAAAGCTGGAAGGCTTCACCCGCATCTTCCAGCAGCAGCCGAAACTATCGGTAGGCAACCACTTCGGTTCGCGCATCGTCTTTGATCGCGACGGTTACATGTTCATCGCACTGGGCGAAAACAACGACCGGGCCACGGCTCAAGACCTCGACAAACTGCAGGGCAAGGTCGTGCGCCTGTACCCCGACGGCACCGTGCCCAAGGACAACCCCTTTGTCGGCCAGCAAAACGTGCGCCCGGAAATCTGGAGCTACGGTCACCGCAATCAACAGGGCGCCGCGCTCAATCCCTGGACCGGCACGCTGTGGACCAACGAGCACGGCCCACGTGGCGGGGACGAAATCAACATCATCGAACGCGCCGCCAACTATGGCTGGCCGATCTCGACCTTCGGCATCGACTACAGCGGCGAGCCCATTTCCGAGTCAAAGGGCAAGATAGTCGAGGGCGTGAAAAACCCGTTCCACGTGTGGGAGAAATCCCCGGGCGTCAGCGGCATGGCGTTCTACGACTCAAGCACGTTCAAGGCGTGGGACCACAACGTCTTCATCGGCGCTCTGGCGTCGGAAGAGCTGATTCGCCTGGAGCTGAAGGACGACAAGGTGGTGCACGAAGAGCGCTTGCTCGGTGAGCTCAAGTCCCGCATTCGCGATGTGCGGCAGGGGCCGGATGGGTATGTGTATGTGCTGACGGACGAGGATAACGGAAAGCTGTTGAAGGTCGGGTTGAAGGTGGAGCAATAGGCTCGCTTTGAAACGGTCACCCCAATGCCTTGTTAACTGCAGCGGTGGGACCGGCTTCAGCCGGGAAGGGGCTGGCACATCCGACGCATTTGTTTGGTCAGTGCCACAGCCTTCCCGGCTGAAGCCGGTCCCACAAAAGCTCGCCTGATTCGAAATTGCTATGTCGGCCAGAAAGGGATGTAGGACCGGCTTCAGCCGGGAAGGGGCTGGCACATCCGACGCATTTGTTTGGTCAGTGCCACAGCCTTCCCGGCTGAAGCCGGTCCCACAAAAGCTCGTCTGATTCGAAATTGCTATGTCGGCCAGAAAGGGATGTAGGACCGGCTTCAGCCGGGAAGGGGTCGGTACATTCAACGCATTTGTTTCGCCAATGCCGCAGTCTTCCCGGCTGAAGCCGGTCCCACAAAAGCTCGTCTCATTCGAAATTGCTATGTCGTCCAGAAAGGGACTGTAGGACCGGCTTCAGCCGGGAAGGGGCTGGCACATCCGACGCATTTGTTTGGTCAGTGCCACAGCCTTCCCGGCTGAAGCCGGTCATACAAAAGTCACCTGCACACCGAATTCCGCACCAATCCCGGTTGTAAAAACGCCGCGCAGAACGTAAAAGAGGCGCCGCCGAACTGGCCTGCGTTTCTCGTTGCCCGACTGCCCCTCACCAGGAATTCACCCGCCGATGATCACCTCGTCCCGTCCCGCTGCCGGTTTCACCCGTCGGTTGTTGCCGCTGAGTATCGCCTTCGCTTCGCCGTGGCTGTCGGCCCAGGAAGCCGAGCCAGTGACCCTGGACGCGCTGCGGGTGACCGGGGAGCAGGAGTCGATTTATCAGGCGAGCAGCGCGTCGGTGGGCGGCTTCAGCGAAGCGCCGCTGCGCGATACGCCGGCGTCGATATCGGTGTTTACCGCCGAGCGGCTCAAGGACCAGCAGGCCAGGCTGCTCAGCGATGTCCTGCGCAATGACGCCTCGGTGGGCGACAGTTATGCGCCGGTGGGCTATTACGAGAATTTCGTTGTGCGCGGTTTCTCGCTCAACGCAGCCAACAGCTACCGCATCAACGGGCGCAGCATCACCGGCGAGCAGAACGTGGCGCTGGAAAACAAGGAACAGGTCGAGCTGCTCAAGGGGCTCTCGGGCCTGCAAAGCGGCGTGTCGGAGCCTGCGGGCGTGATCAATTACAAGACCAAACGCCCGGAAGACGTGCGCTCGGTGACGGTTTCGACCAACGAGCACGGCGAGCGCTACATCGCCACGGACGTCGGCGGCTGGTTCGGCAGCGAGAAGCAATTCGGCCTGCGCGCCAACTTTGCCCATGAGGACATTCGCTCTTACGTCGAGCACGCCAATGGCCAGCGGGATTTCGCCTCCCTGGCCTTCGACTGGAACATCAACGACCAGTCCACCCTGCAACTCGACGTCGAATACCAGACCAAAGAACAGCGCTCGGTGCCGGGCTATCAACTGCTGGGCGGTACTGAGCTGCCCCATGACGCCTCGCCGCGCAAACTGCTGGGCTATCAGAGCGGCTCCAACCCGGTGGGCATCGACTCGCTGAACATGACCGGCCGCTACGAATACCGCCTCAGCGACGACTGGAAAGCCAGCCTCAGCGCATCACGCAGCCGCGTGGTCATCGACGATTACAGCGCGTTCGCCTACGGCTGCTATTTCCAGAGCGACTGCCCTGCCGAGCCGCTGACCGGGCACTTCACGCCCAGCGGCGGTTACGACATCTACGATTTCCGCAGCCCGGACGACACGCGGCGCAACGATGAAGTCGAAGCGTCGATGACCGGTCTGTTCGACACCGGCTCGCTCAAGCATGAGCTGACCTTCGGCACCAGTGCGTTCCGGCGCACGGTCGACACCCGGCCGTATTTCAGCGAATACGTCGGTTCCGGCAACATTCACGAGACGCCGGACACCTTCGCGCCATCGGACCTTTCCGTGGGCCACACCGAACGGCGCCTGGACAGCCGCCAGTACGGGCTCTTCGCCACCGACCGCATCAGCTTCAACGAACATTGGCAGACGTTGATCGGCGGGCGTGAAGTGAAGCTCGACGAAAAGGCCTACAACGAGGACGGCAGCGAGAACCGTCACACCGAGCAGTCGATCTTCCTGCCCCAGGCCGCGCTGATCTACAAACCGATCGACAACGTTTCGCTCTACACCAGCTACAGCAAAGGGCTGTCTCTGGGCGGCACGGCGTCGGTGTTCGACAGTAATATCGGGGAAATCCTCGCGCCGACGATCTCTCGTCAACTGGAAGCCGGGGTCAAATACGACTGGCGCCGCATGAGTTTCACCGCTGCCGTATTCCAGACCCGTCAGGCTTATCAGTATTCGAAACCCAACGACGACGGCAGCCTGACCTTCGTCCAGCAGGGCCAACAGAAAAACACCGGCGTCGAGCTGAGCGCCAATGGCTACGTGACCTCGAAGCTGCAGATGTCGGCCAGCGTCGCGGCCATTCGCGCGCGGGTTGAAGACAGCGGCACCGCGGCTTACGAAGATCATCAGGCGATCAACGTGCCCAAGTTCCGCAGCAGCCTGTCAGCCGATTACGCGCTGCCGATTCAGGGGCTGGCGCTGTTGGGCGGCGTGCAATACAGCGCCAGCAAGTTCGCCAACCGCGAAGGCTCGGTGAAAGTCGATGACTACGCTGTATTTAACGCGGGCAGTCGCTACAGCACGAAAATGGAGGGCTACGACACGGTCTTGCGCCTGACCGTCGACAACCTGTTCGACAAGCGCTACTGGCGCGACGCAGGCGAATACCTGGGGGACGATTACCTGTTCCTCGGCGCACCACGTACGGCGCGGGTTTCGGCGACGGTGAATTTTTAAATCAGCTGCTGAAACGCGTCAGCCGTCAGCGATCCGCCCGCAAGCCGTCAGCTTTGTTATCCTGCGCGCCTTTGTCGCACCCGAGTGCGTTTCAACCTGTGATTTGGGGTCTTTCATGACAGCCATTCTTCGACCACGCCCACAACCCATCAGCCGGGGAGACTACAAAACCCTGGGTCTGGCGGCACTGGGTGGGGCGCTGGAAATCTACGATTTCATCATCTTCGTATTTTTCGCCCTGACGCTCAGTCAGCTGTTCTTTCCGCCGGAAATGCCCGAGTGGCTGCGCCTGCTGCAAAGCTTCGGCATCTTCGTCACCGGCTACCTGGCGCGCCCGCTGGGCGGGATTCTGATGGCGCACTTCGCCGACAAACTGGGTCGCAAGCGGGTGTTCAGCCTTAGCATTCTGATGATGGCGCTGCCCTGTCTGCTGATCGGCGTGATGCCGACGTACGCCGAAATCGGCTACTGGGCACCGCTGATCCTGTTGGCGCTGCGCATCCTTCAGGGTGCGGCCGTCGGCGGCGAAGTGCCGAGCGCCTGGGTCTTCGTCGCCGAGCACGCGCCGAAAGGTCATCGCGGTTATGCGTTGGGCCTTCTGCAAGCCGGGCTGACCTTCGGCTACCTCATTGGTGCACTGACGGCGACCTGGCTGGCGAAAGTGTTCAGCCACGCGGAAATCCTCGATTACGCCTGGCGCATCCCGTTTCTGCTGGGCGGTGTGTTTGGCGTCATCGGCGTGTGGCTGCGGCGCTGGCTCAGCGAGACGCCAGTGTTCATGGCGATGCATGCTCAACGTGAAGGCATGACTGAACTGCCACTGCGCGCTGTCCTACGCCAGCACCGGCAATCTCTGTTGCCGGCGGCGTTGCTGACCTGCGTGCTGACGTCCGCTGTCGTGACGCTGGTGGTCATCACGCCTACGGTGATGCAGCAGCGCTTCGGCATGAGCCCCAGCGACACCTTCGCCCTGAGCAGCGTCGGCATCGTGTTCCTCAACATCGGCTGCGTGTTGGCCGGCATGCTGGTCGATCGCATTGGCGCCTGGCGTGGCGTGGTGCTTTACAGCCTGTTGCTGCCCGTCGGCGTCGGCGTGCTTTACGCCAGTCTGGTCAGTCACTGGCTGCCGTTGAGCCTCGCTTACGCGGTGGCGGGTCTGGCCTGCGGCATTGTCGGCGTCGTGCCTTCGGTCATGGTCGGACTGTTTCCGGCGAACATTCGCGTCTCCGGCATCTCGTTGACCTACAACATCAGCTACGCGCTGTGGGCAAGCACCACGCCGCTGGCGCTGATCGCCTTGATGCCGTGGAGCCCGTGGGTGTGCGTCGGCTATTGCGTGATCATGGGCGCGGTCGGTCTGGTGACGGCCCTGTTCTTTGGCCTGCGCAAGGGCATGCAGGTCGATGATCCGCGGGTGGCACAGGCTGGAAACTGAAAGGGCGGGGGCGCCGCAATGGCGTCCCCTCTTATGACTCAATTGCACGGATTCGCAATCCGCTGTATTTGAAACGATTGATCCGCTGATTTGTAACAGATGATTGTAATTATCATTTGCAGCGTTTATTGTCCCCGTCTATACAACTGAGCCGCTGTTATATATCCACATGACCCCGCACTGAGGTTGTGCCTGGATAAATGGCCTGCGGGCTCAGTAGGGATGCTTCGCTAATATTTGTAGGAAACTTTACTTATCATTGTTCGGTTATTAACCGGGCTTGACTGTGGAAATTCTCTAATGGTTGGAGAGTTATAAATCAATAACAACACTGTTACGGCCAGGGCTGATTTAACGCCGGGGTCGGCAAGTCGCGGAGACTGTTGAGGGCCAATGATAGAAGAGCAGCGCAAGCGTAAACCACAGAAAAAAGCCACCCCCAGAGAGCAGGAAGTCCTTCATTTAGTGCTCCAGGGGCACACCAACAAGGCGATCGCCCAGCGGCTGGGGATCAGCGATTACACGGCTCGCGACCATGTGTCGGCCTTGCTCAGGAAGAACGAAGTCAACAATCGCGCGCAGCTCATCGCTCTGCACGTTTCGGCACCACGCAAGAAAAAACTGGCAGCACCCCTACATCTGACGGATTGTTACGCCGAGCGGTAAGTGCATAATTAACTCGATTTAATGACTGCACTTTTAAAGCCGTCGTCGGCCCTTTTTTGCTGTGATGATGCTTGCGTCTTAATAAACGGTCCTTTTGAGTTGTGACCCTGTTTTAGCACTTCGATGTGTCCTGTCAACGTGTTCGCGATGATGCACCCACAATAACGATCAATAATAAGGATGAAATCGATGACCCTTCAAATCGCAACGTCTGAGCCCTTGAAGCAACCGTGCATCGATGCAGACTTTAATGTGGACGTCCCAACCGCGTTTCAGCAATTGGTCGATGAGCAAAACCAACTGTCCCGAGACCAGTTGAGCGAGCTGCACAAGCAATGGCTCGGGCCCCACGGCGTGTTTGCCACCTTCAGCGCGGAGGTCGAGCGACTCGGGCGTCAGGCCCCCGCGCTGGATGACCTCTCCAGTCTGGGCAGCGCGGAGCGTATGAACGAAGCCGAACGAGCGGTGGCCTTCGCGCTGGCGCAGAGCAATCGCCGGCGCGCGGCCAACAATCCCTTCGGCTCACGCTCGCGTCAGGGCCTGTGCTGCGTGGTGTTCGACGAGTCCCGCGCGTACACGATGGCGGAGCGATACGCCGCGTATGAAGCCATGCGCCAGAGCGACTCGGATTTCTTCATCAAACTGATCGCCACCACGCGCGGCGTCACCGAGCGGCGCATCGTCTTTCGCGGTTTGCTGGAGCATTATGACCGGCTGCTGCCGATCGAAAAAAGCATCTACCCCGAGGCTTACCGCGAGGTGCAGCAAACACATCTGGATCGGGAAGAAGGGTTGTATGGGCCGCTGATATTGGGTGACAGCCTGCACAACTTGCTGACACGCATGACGCCCCTTGATCTGCTCAAGCAGGTTCAGGTGCCGACCGACGCCATGGCCTGCAGCGAATAGCGAACCCTCAAAAGGCTAATTAGGTCGTTGACTCACCCCAGCGCTGCACCCTCGTGCGTGCAAACCTTACTGGATGGCTGCGCCGGAGTGACCCGATTTCGCCCCGCGCTTTTTGCGTCATACAGCGCCATGTCGGCTTCGTGCAGCCACAGGCCGGCGTCGGTCTGGTGCGCGCCGTACGCCGCGACGCCGATGCTCAGGCTCAGCGTCAGATCGGGGAGGGCGGAATGGGCATGGTCGTGGACCGTGCGGCGCAGGCGTTCGAGTATCTCGATCGCCTGGGTCAGGGTGGTGTCGGGCAGGATGACGCAGAATTCGTCGCCGCCGTAACGGCCGGCCAGATCGGTCTGTCGCAGACTCGCCGACAGCGCGTTGGCCAGTTGCTTGAGCACGTTATCGCCGGTGATATGGCCGTAGGTGTCGTTGATGGTTTTGAAGTGGTCGATGTCGATCAATGCCACGCTGTGGTGACGATTGAGCATCTGGCATTTATCGAATTCCAGCGCCAGTCGATCCTTCCACGCGCCGTGGTTCATGAGGCCGGTGAGGCTGTCGGTGGCGCTGAGTTTTTCCAGTGCTTTCTTGCTTCTGGACAGCTGCACCGCGACGCGGTAACAGACCAGCCCAATGGCCATCGGGTAGATAACCAGCGTGGGCAGGCAGGCGAATACCTGCAGTTGAGTGACATGGGGAAACAATGCCGGCAGGAATATCTTGTACGCCACCAGCGCGCCCGTCGCTTGCGCCAGCGAGCCCATGATAAACAGACGCAAACCACCGGCGGCGATGTTGTTCATCGCCATCATCGACAGCACCGTCACAGTCGGCAGCGGACTGATGCCCATCGCTCCCGCCCAAAAGCCGCCGCCCAGCGAATCATAAATGAGGTTGCGGCGTTCGGCCGCATACGGCTGCCGTGAGCGCTTGGCCAATTGATAGGCCAGGTGCGGCCAGCCGTAGCCGTGAAGGATCATCGCGATCCACACCCAGACCGGCGGATGGGAAGGGTACAGCGCTGCAGCCACCGCGAAGAACCCGATGCCCAGGCCGATGCTGCGCGGCAAGTACATGCGTCTGGCGAAGGAGAGACCTTTGTGGACCGAAGTGTTCATAGCGCTTCACCGGGTTATAACGCAGCATCCCGACTGATACATCGGTCACGACCAACGACTCCGAGTGTCCCCCGCTGGCGGGACGCTGGGAAGAGCATTTGGCCACTATTGGTTAAATAATTCTCGCCGGTTGCCGCCGGAGGGTGCGGTGATGCAGGTGCCGTTTGGATAAGTGATGGGGGTCATCTGTCATGGCGTGTTTTCCGGCCATCTGTGTATAGACCGTTCTGCGCAGATTGGCTGAAATGTCGCTGCAGTTCGGCGCTGTCCGGCTGCGTATTCCGTCACGCCGGCAGGAGCCCACGAT encodes the following:
- a CDS encoding TonB-dependent siderophore receptor, with the translated sequence MITSSRPAAGFTRRLLPLSIAFASPWLSAQEAEPVTLDALRVTGEQESIYQASSASVGGFSEAPLRDTPASISVFTAERLKDQQARLLSDVLRNDASVGDSYAPVGYYENFVVRGFSLNAANSYRINGRSITGEQNVALENKEQVELLKGLSGLQSGVSEPAGVINYKTKRPEDVRSVTVSTNEHGERYIATDVGGWFGSEKQFGLRANFAHEDIRSYVEHANGQRDFASLAFDWNINDQSTLQLDVEYQTKEQRSVPGYQLLGGTELPHDASPRKLLGYQSGSNPVGIDSLNMTGRYEYRLSDDWKASLSASRSRVVIDDYSAFAYGCYFQSDCPAEPLTGHFTPSGGYDIYDFRSPDDTRRNDEVEASMTGLFDTGSLKHELTFGTSAFRRTVDTRPYFSEYVGSGNIHETPDTFAPSDLSVGHTERRLDSRQYGLFATDRISFNEHWQTLIGGREVKLDEKAYNEDGSENRHTEQSIFLPQAALIYKPIDNVSLYTSYSKGLSLGGTASVFDSNIGEILAPTISRQLEAGVKYDWRRMSFTAAVFQTRQAYQYSKPNDDGSLTFVQQGQQKNTGVELSANGYVTSKLQMSASVAAIRARVEDSGTAAYEDHQAINVPKFRSSLSADYALPIQGLALLGGVQYSASKFANREGSVKVDDYAVFNAGSRYSTKMEGYDTVLRLTVDNLFDKRYWRDAGEYLGDDYLFLGAPRTARVSATVNF
- a CDS encoding AraC family transcriptional regulator, with amino-acid sequence MSDRNWIELKQDATSGIETVRAHFEGHAYDPHWHDSYLVGITEQGLQQFNCRRQQHNSTPGKVFLLEPGDIHDGTAPEAGGFTYRTLYLDPRWLDRELRAQFEDAPDNAQLSFAATLAQDPRLAIATANAFEAMHHDELRIVRQTALDHLLANLTSHLRWRTLISPDPRLPLVAQRARDYLHSHLHQDIGLDDLAQVTGVDRFRLSRAFKAAFGLAPHAYLIQLRLTRARHLLARGEAPVSVAATLGFADQSHLGRWFQRAYRMTPADYRRRCSNVPD
- a CDS encoding MFS transporter; translated protein: MTAILRPRPQPISRGDYKTLGLAALGGALEIYDFIIFVFFALTLSQLFFPPEMPEWLRLLQSFGIFVTGYLARPLGGILMAHFADKLGRKRVFSLSILMMALPCLLIGVMPTYAEIGYWAPLILLALRILQGAAVGGEVPSAWVFVAEHAPKGHRGYALGLLQAGLTFGYLIGALTATWLAKVFSHAEILDYAWRIPFLLGGVFGVIGVWLRRWLSETPVFMAMHAQREGMTELPLRAVLRQHRQSLLPAALLTCVLTSAVVTLVVITPTVMQQRFGMSPSDTFALSSVGIVFLNIGCVLAGMLVDRIGAWRGVVLYSLLLPVGVGVLYASLVSHWLPLSLAYAVAGLACGIVGVVPSVMVGLFPANIRVSGISLTYNISYALWASTTPLALIALMPWSPWVCVGYCVIMGAVGLVTALFFGLRKGMQVDDPRVAQAGN
- a CDS encoding diaminopimelate epimerase; its protein translation is MARFYDARGNIYAVIAPDALRTLGVPLPQSPAEAAATRQAWAAQAVTAICDWPAGQRPPCSKSHRSDGLLVGPFQDTAPFDLLIVNTDGTLAERSGNGLTIFAQSLTDSTLITGSAPFTLRVHHDNADSLSPVATQAVSAAVEDVNGFWLDIGAPGFGRQAVGATGPGVSNARLNGRKANRVEPIAALHPAWQTSVFVRVGNPHCVTLVADVDELPSFEDLHEPELYAALTRIAFIAGKSGSGDPCPGGVNLQWAARLGPNRIAARVFERGEGPTASSGTSASAVASAAWFCGWVQAGLVEVVMPGGTAPLRLIERDGQLQQVQLFGTARVKA
- a CDS encoding LysE family translocator; translation: MQTLLPFLLFAFVASITPGPTNILVLTNSSRYGLLRTLPIVLGACTGAALLVLMVGTGLGDVLARHRQVQTLMSWAGIAWLTWLAWQIFSAPAEAIDPTQPRSGPTLGLWGAASLQLVNSKTWMMALAVVSVFAGTDADRMLRVMWLSLAFFLVSIPCMSAWACLGVSAAKFCRSAHSMKRFNQLMAVLLLVSAWLTLVV
- a CDS encoding helix-turn-helix domain-containing protein; the protein is MIEEQRKRKPQKKATPREQEVLHLVLQGHTNKAIAQRLGISDYTARDHVSALLRKNEVNNRAQLIALHVSAPRKKKLAAPLHLTDCYAER
- a CDS encoding nucleoside deaminase; translated protein: MDPFMQAAIDEAQKGLDEGGIPIGSVIVHDGKIIGRGHNRRVQEGSAIKHGEMDAFENAGRQPARVYREATLYTTLSPCAMCSGAILLYGIRKIIVGEHETFLGEEELLKSRGVEVNVLHDETCVGLMKQFIADKPELWNEDIGE
- a CDS encoding PQQ-dependent sugar dehydrogenase; protein product: MLRATPFHKIALRKTLLATLCASALLGFSVQATAATYQSESGTLTVDEVVGGLQHPWAVAFLPDSQGMLVTERTGNLRRVTPDGKLSAPISGVPKVWVQGQGGLLDVELSPDFAKDRMVYLTYSEAASDGKTGGTAAGRARLSEDMTKLEGFTRIFQQQPKLSVGNHFGSRIVFDRDGYMFIALGENNDRATAQDLDKLQGKVVRLYPDGTVPKDNPFVGQQNVRPEIWSYGHRNQQGAALNPWTGTLWTNEHGPRGGDEINIIERAANYGWPISTFGIDYSGEPISESKGKIVEGVKNPFHVWEKSPGVSGMAFYDSSTFKAWDHNVFIGALASEELIRLELKDDKVVHEERLLGELKSRIRDVRQGPDGYVYVLTDEDNGKLLKVGLKVEQ
- a CDS encoding diguanylate cyclase, which gives rise to MNTSVHKGLSFARRMYLPRSIGLGIGFFAVAAALYPSHPPVWVWIAMILHGYGWPHLAYQLAKRSRQPYAAERRNLIYDSLGGGFWAGAMGISPLPTVTVLSMMAMNNIAAGGLRLFIMGSLAQATGALVAYKIFLPALFPHVTQLQVFACLPTLVIYPMAIGLVCYRVAVQLSRSKKALEKLSATDSLTGLMNHGAWKDRLALEFDKCQMLNRHHSVALIDIDHFKTINDTYGHITGDNVLKQLANALSASLRQTDLAGRYGGDEFCVILPDTTLTQAIEILERLRRTVHDHAHSALPDLTLSLSIGVAAYGAHQTDAGLWLHEADMALYDAKSAGRNRVTPAQPSSKVCTHEGAALG